The Mesoterricola silvestris sequence GTCCGGTCCGCCCGGGGCGCCTCGGCGGCGGCGGGGAGGAAGCCCAGGTGGAGGCCCACCACCGCGGCGCGCACCCCCAGGAGCACGCCCAGGGTCAGGGCCAGGATGCCCAGGCTCTTGCGCAGGCCGGCACCCAGGGTGGGGGCGGGCTCGAAGGCGCCCAGCACGGTGCCCGCGAGGAGGAGAACGAGGCACCAGCCCGCGTAGTTGGCCCATTCCGGAAGGATCAGGCGCACCACCCACACGGCGAAACCCAGCACCAAGAGGCCCATGAACTGCTTGAGCTTCTCCAGCCAGTCCCCGGACCGGGGCAGGGCGGCGGTGAAGGTGCCGGTGATCACGAAGAGGACGCCCATGCCCAGGGAGAAGGTGAACAGTTGCGCGGCGCCCAGCAGCACGTCGCCCTTGAGGGCGATGGCCAGGAGGACCGTGCCGATGACGGGGCCCACGCAGGGCGCCGAAAGGGGGCCCAGCACAAGGCCGACCATGAACGCGCCCAGGAAGCCCTTGCGGGAGCCCCCGCCCTGGAGTTTCTGCTGCAGGGCGTCCGGGAGGCGGATCTCGAAGGCGCCGAAGAGGCTCAGGGCGAACAGGCTGAAGATGACCGCCACGGGGATGAGGAAGGACGGACGCTGGGCGAAGGCCCCGAAGGCCGCGCCGGTGCGGGCCGCCACCACGCCCAGGGTCGTGTAGGTCACGGCCATGCCCAGGACCAGGGCCAGGGAAAGGGCGAAACCCTTGGCCTTGCCGCCCCCCTTGGCGCCGATGACGGCCATGGTGATGGGGATCATGGGGAAGACGCAGGGGGTGAGGGAAGCCAGGAGGCCCGCCGCGAAAACGCCCAGGAAGACAAGCGGGAGGTTGTCCGGGGCGGCGGGCGTCTGCGGGGCCCCGGGCCTGGCGGCCGCCTGGAAGGCCGGCTCGGCCGCGGCCGCCGGCGCGGGGGCCGCGGCCTGGGCGGGTGCCGGGGCCTGGGCGGGTGCCGGGGCCTGGGCGGGTGCCGGGGCCTGGGCGGGAGCCGGGGCCTGGGCGGGAGCCGGGGCCGTCAGGGCCGGGATTTCGGAGGCCTTGACCTTGAGCACCCTGTCGGTGGGGGGAAAGCAAACGCCCCCCTGGCCCTCGGTGCAGGGCTGGTACTCCACCACCAGTTCCACGTCGCCCTTCAGGCCCTCCCCGGCCACGGGGATGACGACCCGGTCGTGCCAGATGCCGTCGCCCAGCTCGTCCTTGTCCCGGGTGGGAGGCATGGGGCCGGCCTTGAGGGTGCCCTTGGCGCCCTCCTTGAGGGCCACGGACATGAAGGCGGCCTTGAGGTGGGCGCCCTGGGGCACGGTGACCACCACGGCCCCCTTGCGCAGGGCCACCTGGACATCCCGCTCGGGGTCGAAGCCCTTGGGGGACTGGGCCTGGACCACGGCGCACGCCATCAGCAGAAGTGCGGTCAGGAACGCTGGCAGCCTGCGCATCCATCCTCCAAGGGGCCGGCGGGCCCACCCCCCATGATGCCAGTGGCGGCCGGGACCCGCCATTGCCGGGATTTTCCGGGGCGCGAAGGTGGATAGAATGGGGCATGGGGACCTTCCTCCTTTCCATCCGCCGGCCCTTCGTGGCCGACCACTTCCACGACCTCCCCGGTTTCGTCGAGGCCCGCCACGGCCACAACTGGGAGGCGGAAGTGACCTGCGCCCGGGGCGACGACCCGGGGCCGGCCCTGGACGCCTGGGTGGCCCGCATGGACTACTCGCTGCTGAACCAGCAGGAGACCCTGGCCGGGCGCAACCCCACGGCGGAGCTCCTGGCCCAGGACCTCTTCCGCTGCCTGGAGGCCGGGGGCCTGGAGGTGGCCCGGGTGAAGGTGCGCGAAAAGGCCAACTACTGGGCCTCCTGTTCCCGGGACGCCCGGTGAGGCGGGGGCCGGTCTCCGGCGCCCTGCGCATGGCGCCGGTCCTGGCGGGGCTGGCCCTGGTGCAATGCCGCCGGGAATCCCCGCCCCCGCCCCCGCCTCCGGCGCCCTCCGCGGCCCTGGCGCTGGATCCCTGGAGCTGGCACTTCGTGGGCGGCCTGGTGGTGATCACCGGCGAGGTGGCGGATCCCGTGGAAGTGACCCTGAAGGGCACCACCCTGAACGAGACCCGCGCCCTGGCCTTCGGCCCGGTGCGGTGGGAGCTGCTCCGGCCGCCCCCGGGGGAGGTGGCCGAGCTGAGGGCGGGTGGCAAGCTTCTGATGAAATTCGAGTTCGACAAGGCTCCGCCCCCCCGGACCCTGGCTGCGGCGCCGGTGCCCCTGCCCGAGGCGGCCCCCCCGCGTCCGGGCCCGCCCCCGGCCCCGGGACGCCCCTCCGTTGCTCCGGTGGCCCCGTCCCCCGAGGCGGGGGCGGCACCAGCCCGTTCCATGGCCCGGCAGGAACCTCCCCGGCCGGCCCCCGCCCCCATCCAGCCCCCCGGGGCCCCGCCGGGAGCGGTTGCCGCCCGGCCTTCCCGGGGACAGGCGCCAGCCCGTCCGTCCCCGGTCCCCCTGGCGCCGCCTGCGTCCGCCTACGCGGCCGCCGCCCCGCGGTTCCCGATCCCGCCTCCGGCCCGTCCGCAGGTATCGCCCGTGGCGCCTCCCCAGGTGCGGCCGACCCCGGTGCGGCCCGCCGGCACCATGCCCGCGCGCCCCATGCCCTCCCAGCAGGCGCCCCCGGCCCCCGCGGCGGTGCCCCGGCCTGCCGCCGCCCCTCCCGCCCCGCCGGCGCCCCCCCAGCCCCGCCTGGAGGCTCCGCCGAATCCCAAGGTGCCGCCCCGCCCCGCCCCGGTGGTGGTGGCCCGGTCCACGTCCAACGTGCCGTCCACCCCCTCCCCCTCCGCCAAGCCGGTGGTGCCGCCCCCCGTGAGCCTTCCCGAAGCCGCCCCCCGGGACTGGCCCGGCGCGGGCGAAGGCGCCAATGTCCTGCGGGGACCCAAGGGGGAACGGCGCATCTGCATGACCTTCGACGGGGGCTCCACGTCCGAGGTGGCCCTGGACGTGCTGGACGCCCTCCGGGCCCGCGGCATCCGCACCACGATCTTCCTCACGGGCGACTTCATCCGGAAGTACCCCGACCTGGTGCGGCGCATCGACCGGGACGGCCACGAGATCGGCAACCACACCCTCACCCACCCGCACATGGCCCCGGGCATGCGGCGGGATCCCCGGTGGACCCGGGAACGGGTGCAGCAGGAGCTGCTGGAGGCGGACCGGGCCCTCTTCCGGCTCCTGGGCCGGCCCATGGACCCCCTGTGGCGCGCCCCCTACGGTGAGCACACGGCCGAGATCCGCAAATGGGCCGAGGAATTGGGCTATCGCCACGTGGGCTGGAGCGAGGGGGCCGACACCCTGGACTGGGCCACCGTGAAGGAGCGCCGGCTCTACCGCACCGGCAACGCCATCCTGGACAAGCTCCGGGCGCGCATGGAAAAGCAGGACGGGGACGGGCTCATCGTGCTCATGCACCTGGGCTCGGGCCGGCCCAGCGGGGATCGCCCCGGCCAGGTGCTGGGGCCCTTCCTGGACCGCGCCCTGGCGGACGGTTGGCACTTCGTCCCCATCGGGGAATACGTGAAGGGCCTCGGCAAACCCAGGTGGGAACCGGCCCGGCGCGTGGCGCTCCTGCGCTAGACTCAATATCCATAACCGGAGGACGCGTGAAAGGAATGGGCAGGATCCTGCTCAGAGTGCTGGCAGGGGCCTTCGCCCTGGTGATGGGGCTGTCGCTGCTGAGCTACCACCCCCTGGATCCCCATCCCTTTTCCCAGGGCGGCGTGGGCATGCCCATCAACAACCTGTGCGGCACCTTCGGGGCCCTCCTCGCGGGAACGCTGCAGACCCTGGTGGGGGCGGGGGCCTGGCTGGTGCCCCTGTACATCCTTTGGGAATGCTTTCCTTCGGGCGCGACCCTGTGGCCGCGGCGCATCGCGTGGCTGGCCCTGGCCCTTTCGGTGTGGACGCTGCTGGGGGGGCTGGGGCCCCGGCTCTGGCACGGCGAGGCCTCGCAGGTCATCGCGCTGCGCTGGGGGGGCTGGCTGGGCCAGACCCTGTGGCCCCCCTGCCGCAGGCTCCTGGGGCCCGTGGGGCTGCCGCTGGTGCTGGCGCTCCTCGTCGCCCTGGCCCTGGTGCTGCTGGCCCCAGCCCTGACCCGCAGCGCGGGCAACGTCGTCGCGGGCTGGCTGGGGAAGAGCGCCCTGCCCTGGTTCAAGCCGCTGCCCGCGCGGGGCGCGCGCACCTTCATCTCCATGCTCAAGCGGCCCTTCCTGAGGGTGTCGGCCCAGCGGGACGTGCCGGACCTGGACGCCCAGGACGCCCTGGACATGGCGCGGGAATCGGAACGCCGCAGGCAGGAGCAGGAGGGCATCGACGCCCTGGCCCGGGCCGAGGCGGCCTCCGCCACCTACCGCAAGAACAACCGCGGCGGGGAGCTGGACTTCCCCGTCATCCACTCCCTGCACCTGGACGTGGGCCCCGAGGACATCCCGGAGGATCCCGCGATCCTCGTCTCCCTGCCCTACGACACCCCCGCCGAACCGCTGCCGCCGCCGGTGCTCCTGCGCAACCTGCCGCCCCCGCCCCCGCCCAAGGCGCCCCTGGTGGCCGCCAAGGTGGAAAAGGACGCCTACGGCCGCGTGGTGGAGCAGCAGCCCCTAGGCCTCACCGAACCCACCCCCGTGCAGCCCCTGCCGGCCCTGCCGGCGCCCCCTCCCAAGCCCAAGGCCAAGCCCAGGGCGGAGGCCCCCGCGGAGGAACCGGGGCCCGGCATCGTGGACCGCCAGGAGCTCCCGCCCCGGCGCCTTTTCGACCCGCCCCAGGCCGAGCACCGGCAGGACCTGGCCCAGTTGGAGGCGACCCGGGCCCTGGTGCAGTCGAAATTCACGGAGTTCAAGGTCAAGGGCACGGTCACCGGCCTCCAGCCGGGCCCGGTGGTCACCGTCTACGAGTTCCAGCCGGATCCCGGCGTGCCCGTGGCCAAGGTGCTTTCCATGGAGGAGGACCTGG is a genomic window containing:
- a CDS encoding protein-disulfide reductase DsbD family protein; protein product: MRRLPAFLTALLLMACAVVQAQSPKGFDPERDVQVALRKGAVVVTVPQGAHLKAAFMSVALKEGAKGTLKAGPMPPTRDKDELGDGIWHDRVVIPVAGEGLKGDVELVVEYQPCTEGQGGVCFPPTDRVLKVKASEIPALTAPAPAQAPAPAQAPAPAQAPAPAQAPAPAQAAAPAPAAAAEPAFQAAARPGAPQTPAAPDNLPLVFLGVFAAGLLASLTPCVFPMIPITMAVIGAKGGGKAKGFALSLALVLGMAVTYTTLGVVAARTGAAFGAFAQRPSFLIPVAVIFSLFALSLFGAFEIRLPDALQQKLQGGGSRKGFLGAFMVGLVLGPLSAPCVGPVIGTVLLAIALKGDVLLGAAQLFTFSLGMGVLFVITGTFTAALPRSGDWLEKLKQFMGLLVLGFAVWVVRLILPEWANYAGWCLVLLLAGTVLGAFEPAPTLGAGLRKSLGILALTLGVLLGVRAAVVGLHLGFLPAAAEAPRADRTWLEQDLEGAQAKAKAAGKVVLVDIYADWCAQCKELDENTWPDPAVAAWIKDNAVAIRIDTDRVRKDLAPKLGIRSYPTVILLDGEGRELRRSMGFQKPAEMLKFLKG
- a CDS encoding 6-pyruvoyl trahydropterin synthase family protein; the protein is MGTFLLSIRRPFVADHFHDLPGFVEARHGHNWEAEVTCARGDDPGPALDAWVARMDYSLLNQQETLAGRNPTAELLAQDLFRCLEAGGLEVARVKVREKANYWASCSRDAR
- a CDS encoding polysaccharide deacetylase family protein, which codes for MRRGPVSGALRMAPVLAGLALVQCRRESPPPPPPPAPSAALALDPWSWHFVGGLVVITGEVADPVEVTLKGTTLNETRALAFGPVRWELLRPPPGEVAELRAGGKLLMKFEFDKAPPPRTLAAAPVPLPEAAPPRPGPPPAPGRPSVAPVAPSPEAGAAPARSMARQEPPRPAPAPIQPPGAPPGAVAARPSRGQAPARPSPVPLAPPASAYAAAAPRFPIPPPARPQVSPVAPPQVRPTPVRPAGTMPARPMPSQQAPPAPAAVPRPAAAPPAPPAPPQPRLEAPPNPKVPPRPAPVVVARSTSNVPSTPSPSAKPVVPPPVSLPEAAPRDWPGAGEGANVLRGPKGERRICMTFDGGSTSEVALDVLDALRARGIRTTIFLTGDFIRKYPDLVRRIDRDGHEIGNHTLTHPHMAPGMRRDPRWTRERVQQELLEADRALFRLLGRPMDPLWRAPYGEHTAEIRKWAEELGYRHVGWSEGADTLDWATVKERRLYRTGNAILDKLRARMEKQDGDGLIVLMHLGSGRPSGDRPGQVLGPFLDRALADGWHFVPIGEYVKGLGKPRWEPARRVALLR
- a CDS encoding DNA translocase FtsK; this encodes MGRILLRVLAGAFALVMGLSLLSYHPLDPHPFSQGGVGMPINNLCGTFGALLAGTLQTLVGAGAWLVPLYILWECFPSGATLWPRRIAWLALALSVWTLLGGLGPRLWHGEASQVIALRWGGWLGQTLWPPCRRLLGPVGLPLVLALLVALALVLLAPALTRSAGNVVAGWLGKSALPWFKPLPARGARTFISMLKRPFLRVSAQRDVPDLDAQDALDMARESERRRQEQEGIDALARAEAASATYRKNNRGGELDFPVIHSLHLDVGPEDIPEDPAILVSLPYDTPAEPLPPPVLLRNLPPPPPPKAPLVAAKVEKDAYGRVVEQQPLGLTEPTPVQPLPALPAPPPKPKAKPRAEAPAEEPGPGIVDRQELPPRRLFDPPQAEHRQDLAQLEATRALVQSKFTEFKVKGTVTGLQPGPVVTVYEFQPDPGVPVAKVLSMEEDLALGLQAEKVRIDRIPGRNLVGIEVPNRHREVISFREVVDSPAFRDPSQKDARSLLTLALGKDMAGHPVVADLAKMPHLLIGGSTGSGKSVGVNAMICSLLLRAMPGEVKLILVDPKMVELGIYEDIPHLWAPVVTDMKEAGRVLKWVVSQMEDRYKRLALLSVRNLEGFNAKVVEAGGQIDISDRTPNPRWPERPPVLEHLPYVVVVIDELADLMMVCRAEVEESIARIAQKARAVGIHLILATQRPSVDIVTGVIKANLPSRLSYRVNTKIDSRTILDSGGGEQLLGKGDALFLAPGNARPKRIHAPLLTEEETLRLVEWLKERGRPDYNRALLCAMETEDDLALGGGEDAAPAGDDIYERAVAVVKRERKASTSLLQRKLNIGYGRAARIIDRMEDEGIIGGDRGAGKPREVLVGEE